From one Nothobranchius furzeri strain GRZ-AD chromosome 2, NfurGRZ-RIMD1, whole genome shotgun sequence genomic stretch:
- the six7 gene encoding SIX homeobox 7 isoform X1: MFPLPMFTPDQVARVCENLEETGDIDRLGRFLWSLPAAVPGSAGEALNRHESVMRARALVAFHRGNFEALYQILQSHRFTRESHAKLQDLWLDAHYREAERLRGRPLGPVEKYRIRKKFPLPRTIWDGEQKTHCFKVKTQERTRSLLREWYLQDPYPNPSRKRHLAQATGLTPTQVGNWFKNRRQRDRAASAKNRLQQDSSLMPEGSHESSLEERHPHPHMLPASPRHLGSPEESDCSTEAERRGTGASTPEISISSDSEFES, translated from the exons ATGTTCCCATTGCCGATGTTTACGCCAGACCAGGTGGCTCGGGTGTGtgagaacctggaggagaccGGGGATATCGATCGCCTCGGTCGTTTCCTTTGGTCCTTGCCCGCTGCTGTCCCCGGCTCTGCCGGGGAAGCGCTCAATCGACACGAGTCAGTAATGCGAGCTCGAGCGCTGGTCGCTTTCCACAGGGGAAACTTTGAGGCTCTTTATCAAATCCTCCAGAGCCACAGGTTTACACGTGAATCGCACGCCAAGCTCCAAGACCTGTGGCTAGACGCGCACTACAGAGAGGCGGAAAGACTCCGAGGGCGGCCGCTGGGGCCGGTGGAGAAGTATCGAATCCGCAAAAAATTCCCTCTGCCACGCACCATTTGGGACGGAGAACAAAAGACACATTGCTTCAAGGTAAAAACTCAG GAAAGAACTCGCAGCTTGTTGAGAGAGTGGTATCTTCAAGATCCCTACCCTAATCCGTCCAGGAAACGCCACTTGGCCCAAGCCACAGGACTCACGCCGACACAAGTGGGTAACTGGTTCAAGAACCGGCGCCAACGAGACCGTGCTGCATCAGCAAAGAACAG GCTCCAGCAGGATTCTTCCCTTATGCCTGAAGGCTCACACGAAAGCTCCCTTGAAGAgcgccacccccacccccacatgcTGCCCGCCTCTCCTCGCCACCTGGGCAGCCCGGAGGAGAGCGACTGCAGCACCGAAGCCGAGCGCAGAGGAACAGGAGCGTCGACTCCAGAGATCTCCATCAGCAGCGACAGCGAGTTTGAGTCCTGA
- the six7 gene encoding SIX homeobox 7 isoform X2, translated as MFPLPMFTPDQVARVCENLEETGDIDRLGRFLWSLPAAVPGSAGEALNRHESVMRARALVAFHRGNFEALYQILQSHRFTRESHAKLQDLWLDAHYREAERLRGRPLGPVEKYRIRKKFPLPRTIWDGEQKTHCFKERTRSLLREWYLQDPYPNPSRKRHLAQATGLTPTQVGNWFKNRRQRDRAASAKNRLQQDSSLMPEGSHESSLEERHPHPHMLPASPRHLGSPEESDCSTEAERRGTGASTPEISISSDSEFES; from the exons ATGTTCCCATTGCCGATGTTTACGCCAGACCAGGTGGCTCGGGTGTGtgagaacctggaggagaccGGGGATATCGATCGCCTCGGTCGTTTCCTTTGGTCCTTGCCCGCTGCTGTCCCCGGCTCTGCCGGGGAAGCGCTCAATCGACACGAGTCAGTAATGCGAGCTCGAGCGCTGGTCGCTTTCCACAGGGGAAACTTTGAGGCTCTTTATCAAATCCTCCAGAGCCACAGGTTTACACGTGAATCGCACGCCAAGCTCCAAGACCTGTGGCTAGACGCGCACTACAGAGAGGCGGAAAGACTCCGAGGGCGGCCGCTGGGGCCGGTGGAGAAGTATCGAATCCGCAAAAAATTCCCTCTGCCACGCACCATTTGGGACGGAGAACAAAAGACACATTGCTTCAAG GAAAGAACTCGCAGCTTGTTGAGAGAGTGGTATCTTCAAGATCCCTACCCTAATCCGTCCAGGAAACGCCACTTGGCCCAAGCCACAGGACTCACGCCGACACAAGTGGGTAACTGGTTCAAGAACCGGCGCCAACGAGACCGTGCTGCATCAGCAAAGAACAG GCTCCAGCAGGATTCTTCCCTTATGCCTGAAGGCTCACACGAAAGCTCCCTTGAAGAgcgccacccccacccccacatgcTGCCCGCCTCTCCTCGCCACCTGGGCAGCCCGGAGGAGAGCGACTGCAGCACCGAAGCCGAGCGCAGAGGAACAGGAGCGTCGACTCCAGAGATCTCCATCAGCAGCGACAGCGAGTTTGAGTCCTGA
- the zgc:101810 gene encoding actin-related protein 2 has translation MDSQGRKVVVCDNGTGFVKCGFAGSNFPQHIFPAMVGRPIIRSSTKVGNIEIKDLMVGDEASECRSMLEVSYPMENGMVRNWEDMLHLWDYTFGPQRLNINPSECKILLTEPPLNPTKNREKVAEVMFENYQFHGIYVAIQAVLTLYAQGLLTGVVVDSGDGVTHICPVYEGFSLPHLTRRLDIAGRDITRYLIKLLLLRGYAFNHTADFETVRMLKEQLCYVGYNIEQEQRLATETTFLVESYELPDGRQVNVGGERFGAPEALFQPHLINVEGVGVAELLFNTIQAADIDLRADFYKHIVLSGGTTMYPGLPSRIEREIKQLYLERVLNGDTEKLAKFKIRIEDPPRRKHMVFMGGAVLANIMKDKDTFWLSRQEYQEKGPGVLQKLGVGVR, from the exons ATGGACAGCCAGGGGAGGAAAGTGGTGGTGTGTGACAATGGAACAGGG TTTGTCAAGTGTGGCTTTGCAGGGTCCAACTTCCCACAGCACATCTTCCCCGCCATGGTGGGTCGACCAATCATACGGTCCTCCACCAAAGTGGGAAACATTGAGATCAAG GACCTGATGGTTGGGGATGAGGCCAGTGAGTGCCGCTCCATGCTGGAGGTGTCCTACCCCATGGAAAATGGCATGGTGCGTAACTGGGAGGACATGCTGCACCTGTGGGACTACACCTTTGGCCCGCAGCGCCTCAACATCAACCCATCGGAATGTAAA ATCTTGCTCACTGAACCTCCCTTGAATCCCACAAAGAACCGTGAGAAAGTAGCTGAGGTGATGTTTGAAAACTACCAGTTCCACGGCATCTATGTGGCTATTCAGGCTGTGCTCACTCTGTATGCTCAGG GTTTGCTTACTGGCGTGGTTGTGGACTCCGGAGATGGTGTCACCCACATCTGTCCAGTTTATGAAGGCTTTTCTTTACCCCATCTCACCCGCAGGCTGGACATTGCAGGGCGAGACATCACACGCTACCTGATTAAG CTCCTTCTGCTGCGCGGCTACGCCTTCAATCACACAGCTGATTTTGAGACAGTGAGGATGCTGAAGGAACAGCTCTGCTATGTGGGATACAACATTGAGCAGGAGCAGCGTCTGGCCACAGAGACCACCTTTCTGGTTGAGTCCTACGAG CTTCCTGATGGTCGGCAGGTGAACGTTGGCGGGGAACGTTTCGGAGCACCTGAAGCTCTCTTCCAGCCTCACCTCATCAACGTGGAGGGAGTTGGCGTGGCCGAGCTGCTTTTCAACACCATCCAGGCTGCAGACATCGACCTCAG GGCCGACTTTTACAAGCACATTGTTCTGTCGGGCGGGACCACCATGTACCCTGGCCTTCCATCCAGAATAGAAAGAGAGATCAAGCAGCTCTACCTGGAGAGAGTTCTGAATGGAGACACGGAGAAACTAGCA AAGTTCAAGATCCGAATCGAGGACCCTCCTAGACGTAAACACATGGTGTTCATGGGCGGCGCTGTGCTGGCCAACATCATGAAGGACAAGGACACCTTCTGGCTGAGCCGACAGGAATACCAGGAGAAAGGCCCGGGAGTGCTGCAGAAGCTCGGAGTTGGAGTCAGATGA
- the rin1b gene encoding ras and Rab interactor 2 isoform X1: MQEVASTSQRTFSVLDRLLLTHPVWLQLSLNQDSALYILLREPIGTFLVRKCSSTQRKVLCLRVSVDRSASSVKECFICEEDSTFALESSALSFPDLCRLVAFYCISRDVLPFPLQLPEAISKATTHRQLEAISHMGQDFWSSPSAVDIQNGPLGPVASTSSSQAQMNQERCALMTQGRQGKVCFINPLFLQMDVCRQPQQTNNSASNKRNRFKRSMRLRLSETSMNLSLEGVGSYSPSPSMEQPDGPEGPLKANSQRRVHAGAGVLRRTPAVSPGSAEEDDMMPVYVPQTSTPVDAPPKLQQEQGIEGTVLALERRPAPSLAELDSSSSFSSMDEDNDSDPERESMAQTQTDTYRRPPLVRSRGRGGLHRMSEAFVCFFAPDKRLTRLVEELSRDRRSVFGGMVQDFLLEQRGVLKSLASASSSSSSCVTVVQLLQSLRLFLSRAKCCLLDSRELEPPIETLVPENEKDLALERAMFSCILRPLRCHLEKAMMALHNQDSSIQRLTQNMLRLKGDAAMEKLGVRTGVPDSREVEKVKQKLTLMQRTHSPIDKVLLLLQVCKYVHKAMGTLHGQEVSWDDLLPSLSYVIVECNRPQLLIEVEYMMELLEPSWLGGEGGYYLTSVYVSLCLIQNLEQGQPFSGSLTPQVQDSLKEWSCRRSLEAQKQKENQQSQRCVRILFQDGERSTVRTLQWRAGETSQALAQLCAATFGVSDPQQYTLYWRSGGEMRALPPQAQPQDLASHSEGGPSLSYLRTDHDFSKMRRLTRGGAVDLSESVCEE, encoded by the exons ATGCAGGAGGTGGCCAGCACTTCTCAGCGGACCTTCAGTGTCCTGGATCGTCTGCTGCTCACACACCCTGTGTGGCTGCAGCTGTCCCTCAACCAAGACTCCGCCCTCTACATCCTGCTCAGAGAGCCAATTGGG ACGTTTTTAGTGCGTAAATGCAGCTCCACTCAGAGGAAGGTGCTGTGTCTGAGAGTGTCGGTGGACAGGAGCGCCTCCTCTGTGAAGGAGTGCTTCATCTGTGAGGAAGACTCCA CATTCGCCTTGGAGAGCTCCGCACTCAGCTTCCCCGATTTGTGTCGACTGGTGGCCTTCTACTGTATCAGCAG GGATGTGTTACCTTTTCCTCTTCAGCTACCAGAGGCCATTTCTAAGGCTACAACACACAGACAACTGGAGGCTATCTCACACATGGGACAAG ACTTCTGGAGTTCACCGAGCGCTGTAGACATCCAAAACGGACCTCTGGGTCCGGTTGCATCCACCAGCAGTAGTCAGGCCCAGATGAACCAGGAGCGATGTGCGCTGATGACTCAAGGCAGGCAGGGCAAAGTCTGCTTCATCAACCCGCTCTTTCTCCAGATGGACGTTTGCAGG CAGCCACAACAGACGAACAACAGTGCCTCCAATAAACGAAACCGCTTCAAGCGCAGCATGCGGCTCAGACTCTCAGAGACCTCCATGAATCTGTCCCTGGAGGGAGTTGGATCCTACTCACCTTCTCCATCGATGGAGCAACCGGATGGACCAGAGGGGCCACTCAAGGCCAACTCACAGAGGAGAGTTCATGCAGGGGCCGGCGTCTTGAGGAGAACTCCTGCGGTATCGCCAGGATCCGCAGAGGAAGATGACATGATGCCTGTCTATGTGCCACAA ACTTCCACCCCTGTGGATGCGCCACCAAAGCTCCAGCAGGAACAGGGTATCGAAGGAACGGTTCTAGCCTTGGAGCGTCGACCGGCTCCATCTTTAGCCGAGCTCGACAGCAGCAGCTCCTTCAGCAGCATGGATGAGGACAATGACTCAGATCCGGAACGTGAAAGCATGGCCCAAACCCAAACAGACACGTACCGACGCCCGCCGCTCGTTCGCTCTCGTGGCCGCGGTGGGCTGCACCGAATGAGCGAAGCCTTCGTTTGTTTCTTTGCTCCGGACAAGCGTCTGACTCGGCTGGTGGAGGAGTTGTCCAGAGACAGACGCTCGGTCTTTGGGGGCATGGTTCAGGACTTCCTCCTGGAGCAGAGAGGGGTGCTTAAATCTCTGGCTTCTGCTTCATCGTCTTCTTCATCTTGTGTGACGGTTGTGCAACTTCTGCAGAGTCTGCGCCTCTTTTTGTCACGGGCAAAGTGCTGCTTGCTGGACAGCAGAGAGCTGGAGCCTCCCATTGAAACACTAGTGCCTGAGAATGAGAAAG ACTTGGCGTTGGAGAGGGCCATGTTCTCCTGCATCCTCAGGCCTCTAAGGTGCCACCTTGAGAAAGCAATGATGGCTTTGCATAATCAGGACAGCTCCATCCAACGCCTCACGCAGAACATGCTTCGCCTGAAAGGGGACGCAGCCATGGAGAAGCTCGGCGTACGGACCGGAGTCCCGGATAGCCGGGAGGTGGAGAAGGTGAAGCAGAAGCTGACTCTGATGCAGCGGACGCACTCGCCCATTGACAAAGTGCTCCTGCTGTTACAGGTGTGCAAATATGTCCACAAGGCCATGGGAACCTTACACG GACAGGAAGTTAGCTGGGATGACCTCCTTCCATCGTTATCTTACGTGATAGTGGAATGTAACCGGCCTCAACTCTTAATAGAGGTGGAGTACATGATGGAGCTGCTGGAGCCCTCCTGGCTTGGTGGAGAAG GTGGGTACTACCTGACCAGTGTGTATGTTAGCCTGTGTCTGATCCAGAACCTGGAACAGGGGCAGCCGTTCTCGGGCAGCCTGACGCCACAAGTCCAGGATTCCCTGAAGGAGTGGAGCTGCAGACGGAGCCTGGAGGCCCAGAAACAAAAGGAGAATCAGCAGAGCCAA AGGTGCGTTCGGATACTGTTCCAGGACGGGGAGCGGAGCACCGTGCGGACGTTGCAGTGGAGGGCCGGGGAGACAAGCCAGGCCCTGGCCCAGCTGTGTGCCGCCACCTTCGGAGTGTCCGACCCGCAGCAATACACCCTGTACTGGCGCAGCGGCGGCGAGATGAGGGCCCTGCCGCCTCAGGCCCAGCCCCAGGACCTTGCCAGCCACAGCGAAGGGGGCCCCTCTCTCTCCTACCTGAGGACCGACCACGACTTCAGCAAGATGCGGCGGCTCACCAGAGGTGGCGCCGTGGACCTGAGCGAGTCCGTGTGTGAGGAGTGA
- the rin1b gene encoding ras and Rab interactor 2 isoform X2 — protein MQEVASTSQRTFSVLDRLLLTHPVWLQLSLNQDSALYILLREPIGTFLVRKCSSTQRKVLCLRVSVDRSASSVKECFICEEDSTFALESSALSFPDLCRLVAFYCISRDVLPFPLQLPEAISKATTHRQLEAISHMGQDFWSSPSAVDIQNGPLGPVASTSSSQAQMNQERCALMTQGRQGKVCFINPLFLQMDVCRPQQTNNSASNKRNRFKRSMRLRLSETSMNLSLEGVGSYSPSPSMEQPDGPEGPLKANSQRRVHAGAGVLRRTPAVSPGSAEEDDMMPVYVPQTSTPVDAPPKLQQEQGIEGTVLALERRPAPSLAELDSSSSFSSMDEDNDSDPERESMAQTQTDTYRRPPLVRSRGRGGLHRMSEAFVCFFAPDKRLTRLVEELSRDRRSVFGGMVQDFLLEQRGVLKSLASASSSSSSCVTVVQLLQSLRLFLSRAKCCLLDSRELEPPIETLVPENEKDLALERAMFSCILRPLRCHLEKAMMALHNQDSSIQRLTQNMLRLKGDAAMEKLGVRTGVPDSREVEKVKQKLTLMQRTHSPIDKVLLLLQVCKYVHKAMGTLHGQEVSWDDLLPSLSYVIVECNRPQLLIEVEYMMELLEPSWLGGEGGYYLTSVYVSLCLIQNLEQGQPFSGSLTPQVQDSLKEWSCRRSLEAQKQKENQQSQRCVRILFQDGERSTVRTLQWRAGETSQALAQLCAATFGVSDPQQYTLYWRSGGEMRALPPQAQPQDLASHSEGGPSLSYLRTDHDFSKMRRLTRGGAVDLSESVCEE, from the exons ATGCAGGAGGTGGCCAGCACTTCTCAGCGGACCTTCAGTGTCCTGGATCGTCTGCTGCTCACACACCCTGTGTGGCTGCAGCTGTCCCTCAACCAAGACTCCGCCCTCTACATCCTGCTCAGAGAGCCAATTGGG ACGTTTTTAGTGCGTAAATGCAGCTCCACTCAGAGGAAGGTGCTGTGTCTGAGAGTGTCGGTGGACAGGAGCGCCTCCTCTGTGAAGGAGTGCTTCATCTGTGAGGAAGACTCCA CATTCGCCTTGGAGAGCTCCGCACTCAGCTTCCCCGATTTGTGTCGACTGGTGGCCTTCTACTGTATCAGCAG GGATGTGTTACCTTTTCCTCTTCAGCTACCAGAGGCCATTTCTAAGGCTACAACACACAGACAACTGGAGGCTATCTCACACATGGGACAAG ACTTCTGGAGTTCACCGAGCGCTGTAGACATCCAAAACGGACCTCTGGGTCCGGTTGCATCCACCAGCAGTAGTCAGGCCCAGATGAACCAGGAGCGATGTGCGCTGATGACTCAAGGCAGGCAGGGCAAAGTCTGCTTCATCAACCCGCTCTTTCTCCAGATGGACGTTTGCAGG CCACAACAGACGAACAACAGTGCCTCCAATAAACGAAACCGCTTCAAGCGCAGCATGCGGCTCAGACTCTCAGAGACCTCCATGAATCTGTCCCTGGAGGGAGTTGGATCCTACTCACCTTCTCCATCGATGGAGCAACCGGATGGACCAGAGGGGCCACTCAAGGCCAACTCACAGAGGAGAGTTCATGCAGGGGCCGGCGTCTTGAGGAGAACTCCTGCGGTATCGCCAGGATCCGCAGAGGAAGATGACATGATGCCTGTCTATGTGCCACAA ACTTCCACCCCTGTGGATGCGCCACCAAAGCTCCAGCAGGAACAGGGTATCGAAGGAACGGTTCTAGCCTTGGAGCGTCGACCGGCTCCATCTTTAGCCGAGCTCGACAGCAGCAGCTCCTTCAGCAGCATGGATGAGGACAATGACTCAGATCCGGAACGTGAAAGCATGGCCCAAACCCAAACAGACACGTACCGACGCCCGCCGCTCGTTCGCTCTCGTGGCCGCGGTGGGCTGCACCGAATGAGCGAAGCCTTCGTTTGTTTCTTTGCTCCGGACAAGCGTCTGACTCGGCTGGTGGAGGAGTTGTCCAGAGACAGACGCTCGGTCTTTGGGGGCATGGTTCAGGACTTCCTCCTGGAGCAGAGAGGGGTGCTTAAATCTCTGGCTTCTGCTTCATCGTCTTCTTCATCTTGTGTGACGGTTGTGCAACTTCTGCAGAGTCTGCGCCTCTTTTTGTCACGGGCAAAGTGCTGCTTGCTGGACAGCAGAGAGCTGGAGCCTCCCATTGAAACACTAGTGCCTGAGAATGAGAAAG ACTTGGCGTTGGAGAGGGCCATGTTCTCCTGCATCCTCAGGCCTCTAAGGTGCCACCTTGAGAAAGCAATGATGGCTTTGCATAATCAGGACAGCTCCATCCAACGCCTCACGCAGAACATGCTTCGCCTGAAAGGGGACGCAGCCATGGAGAAGCTCGGCGTACGGACCGGAGTCCCGGATAGCCGGGAGGTGGAGAAGGTGAAGCAGAAGCTGACTCTGATGCAGCGGACGCACTCGCCCATTGACAAAGTGCTCCTGCTGTTACAGGTGTGCAAATATGTCCACAAGGCCATGGGAACCTTACACG GACAGGAAGTTAGCTGGGATGACCTCCTTCCATCGTTATCTTACGTGATAGTGGAATGTAACCGGCCTCAACTCTTAATAGAGGTGGAGTACATGATGGAGCTGCTGGAGCCCTCCTGGCTTGGTGGAGAAG GTGGGTACTACCTGACCAGTGTGTATGTTAGCCTGTGTCTGATCCAGAACCTGGAACAGGGGCAGCCGTTCTCGGGCAGCCTGACGCCACAAGTCCAGGATTCCCTGAAGGAGTGGAGCTGCAGACGGAGCCTGGAGGCCCAGAAACAAAAGGAGAATCAGCAGAGCCAA AGGTGCGTTCGGATACTGTTCCAGGACGGGGAGCGGAGCACCGTGCGGACGTTGCAGTGGAGGGCCGGGGAGACAAGCCAGGCCCTGGCCCAGCTGTGTGCCGCCACCTTCGGAGTGTCCGACCCGCAGCAATACACCCTGTACTGGCGCAGCGGCGGCGAGATGAGGGCCCTGCCGCCTCAGGCCCAGCCCCAGGACCTTGCCAGCCACAGCGAAGGGGGCCCCTCTCTCTCCTACCTGAGGACCGACCACGACTTCAGCAAGATGCGGCGGCTCACCAGAGGTGGCGCCGTGGACCTGAGCGAGTCCGTGTGTGAGGAGTGA